A genomic window from Hyla sarda isolate aHylSar1 chromosome 8, aHylSar1.hap1, whole genome shotgun sequence includes:
- the PRLH gene encoding prolactin-releasing peptide produces the protein MPCCSSPAVSGLKNRRMKLGCAFLSCLLLLCLVIPETKSRVLQPSIDIRSLFPKMTTAAHRRSDPDIDPSWYTGRGIRPVGRFGRRGTTWEDTRNSMYRPLRQTCVPIEDSAELNDDI, from the exons ATGCCCTGCTGCTCTTCACCAGCTGTCAGTGGGTTAAAGAATCGTAGAATGAAACTGGGGTGCGCCTTTCTATCCTGCTTGTTGCTGCTGTGCTTGGTCATACCTGAGACTAAAAGCCGAGTACTGCAGCCATCCATAGACATCAGAA GTCTATTCCCTAAAATGACAACAGCTGCACACAGGAGAAGTG ATCCTGATATTGACCCATCATGGTACACTGGCCGCGGAATCCGTCCTGTGGGCCGGTTTGGTAGGAGAGGCACTACCTGGGAAGACACTCGGAATTCGATGTACAGGCCACTGAGGCAGACATGTGTGCCAATAGAAGACAGCGCCGAGCTGAATGACGATATCTAA